From Rudanella lutea DSM 19387, a single genomic window includes:
- a CDS encoding Uma2 family endonuclease, which translates to MLTEAEVEQGLYQFTVTEYHQMGEAGIFTENDRIELINGRIYTMSPIGRKHFACVARLTKLFTMRLADAAIVSVQNPVILNDRSEPEPDIAVLRPRDDFYEAALPNPADVLLLIEVSEATLRFDKEVKLPLYAQSGIPEVWIINLKTPSVEVYTDPQEGGYGQLKTLKRGQNLTPTAFPLLTFGVSDLMGE; encoded by the coding sequence ATGCTGACCGAAGCCGAAGTTGAACAAGGGCTGTATCAATTCACGGTGACAGAGTATCACCAGATGGGCGAAGCGGGAATTTTCACGGAAAATGATCGCATAGAACTCATAAACGGCCGTATCTATACCATGAGTCCGATTGGTAGAAAACATTTTGCCTGTGTCGCCCGACTGACTAAACTATTTACCATGCGGTTGGCTGATGCGGCCATCGTCAGTGTGCAGAACCCCGTTATTCTGAATGATCGTTCGGAGCCGGAGCCCGACATTGCTGTGCTACGCCCACGCGATGATTTTTACGAAGCAGCGCTTCCGAATCCAGCTGATGTCTTGTTGCTGATCGAAGTCTCAGAAGCTACTCTACGTTTTGATAAAGAGGTGAAATTGCCCTTGTACGCACAGAGTGGGATTCCTGAAGTTTGGATTATTAACCTAAAAACACCCAGTGTGGAAGTGTACACCGATCCGCAGGAAGGTGGCTACGGGCAACTGAAAACACTGAAGAGAGGGCAAAATCTGACACCTACAGCCTTTCCGTTGCTGACGTTCGGAGTGAGCGATCTGATGGGTGAATGA